Part of the Pseudobdellovibrionaceae bacterium genome, CGGAAAATTTCGGGATCGACGTGGCTCCGGCCGAAATTCTGCTTTCGGGGATCGACATTCAGTTGGCCGCGCACTTCGGCCGCGAAACCATCTTGCGCAAAAAGCTCGAGCCCATCGCGCGCAAGTACGATGCGGTCTTGATCGACTGCTCGCCCTCGTTGGGTTTGATGACGATCAATGCGCTGATGGCCTCGAAGGACATCATCATCCCGATCTGTCCCGAGTATTTTTCGCTGAAAGGGATCGAATTGATCCTCGATACTTTGGCCAATATCCGCACGGGTCTGGGTTATAAGGTCGGCGTGCGGGGCGTGGTGATCACGCGTTTCCGGGATCGTCGTGTCGCCCGCAACGTCATTCAAGAGGTTGAAGAGAAGTACGGTTTGAAAGTGTTCGAACACTACATCCCGGATTCGATCGCGGTGGAAGAAGCACATCACCGTCATCTGCCGGTCTTGGCGTACGCACCCCGTAATCCCGCCGCGAAGGCCTATACCGATCTGGCCCGGGAGATGTGGTAATGGCGAAAAGCAATCCGCTGTTCATCGATTCAACGCTTTTGCGTGGGGATATGATCGGAACCCAGATCGAGATCGGCGACGTATTGCTTTTCGACGGCGAGGCGCTTTACCTCGTGCTCTTGAATGAAAACAGCGAAGAGATCTGTCTACCCATGAGCCCGACGGGGGACACCTCGTACGAGGCTTTCGTTCGTTTGGTGCATCAGCGCCCGGTGCGGTTTTATTTCGGCATCGCGAAGGAAGGCGAACTGCTGTACCGCACGCACGACTACGAACGAATTGCGATGTACGCGTTGATCGAAGTCTGGGATCCGATTCCCGTTTACCAGCCGCTTCTAAGAAGCGCCGCTCCCGCCGCCGAAGAGCCCGTGCCCGAGGTGGCTCCCGCGGCGGCCGTGCAGCCCGCGGGCACCTTGAAAGAGGAAATCCCCCTCGCGAATCTGGACAACTCCCACGCGCGCTCCGCCCCGGTCCTCATGGCCGAAGAGCTCGGGAACATCACGCAGCTTCTGAATAAATGGGGTTTTTCTTAAGCGCTTCGCCGCAGGGGCGTCAGCTCCGTCGGCCACTGCGCGCCCGAGGGGCTTTCCCCGGCCAGCGCCATGAAACGCGGATCCCGGCGGACCAGTTGGCCGAGGTAAGTTCCGAACGCGGTTTGAAATTCTCCCGCGCCTTTTTCGTTGAAGACATGAAGCGAAGGCACGTCGGTGGCGTAGCGCAAGCGGTACAGGATCGCTCCGCAAAGGCGCTTCATTTCGGGCGTGACCGCACGACAGAGCGGCGCCCCGGCTTTCAAGTTCAGTTCGCCCTCGCGGTGCAGGAACGCCAGAAGCTCCAAAAGAAGCCGATCGGTCGGCAGCTCTTGAAGACCCGGAGTCTCCGCGAGGAAGCGATCGCTGAGGGCCAGAAGCTTCTCATCGTGTTCGAGGTACTGCTGGTGATTGAGCGGGGCGGGGGCGGTTGCGGAGGAAGCCCCGGCTCCGCGACGGAGGTAGCGCGCCAGGAAGAACCCGGCGGTCAATCCGCCTATCAGCAGTGAGAGGTTCAGTGCGAAACTTCCCATAAGTGACCCCGTTAGATTTCTCTTCGGTCGGGGATCCGCCTTCACTTAAGTGAAATTATGAATTGAGGTCGCGAATCAAGAGGCCCGTCGGACTTGATGGGGCAGCATTTGCGGGCGGATGAGGCCACGCTCGGTCATGTCCTCGATCAGCTCCAGGATGGTGATCCGCGCTTCGGGACGATCGGGAAGCCGCTCTTTGCCGTCGCGTTCAAGGTCCGCCATCAGTAGCCTTGCGCCGTTGAAGCTCAGAACTTCGCAGATTCTGAGTCGGATTGAGACACAATCCGTGCCCGAAAGGGCGCTCAGCAGCTGCGTATTTGAAACCCCGCGCAGGATGGTCAGCAGATCTTGATCGTCGAAGTAGAGAAGGCGTTCAAAATCACGGTCCGTCATGGCCCCAGCATAGACCGCTGCGGGCGGGAATACCCGCGCGATATGCGGAGCCGCTCAACTTGAGATCACGGCTGACTGAAAGTCGGACGAAGCATCGGAGAATTTGCGTTTTTCTCGCTCCACGCGTAGGGCGCTCCCCACTTATTGCGGGAGCCCCCGCGCGATCCAGTCGGTCAACGCCGAGACCTCACTCGGCGTCAGCGGATCCAGCCCGCTCTGCCGGGGCGGCATACGTTTGTCGGGTCGTTCCGTGACCGCTTCGACGATCTCGCTGCGCGAAGGGCGGCGGCGATCGAAAAGCCATCCTTGTCGGGTCATGGCCGTATAGTCGTCAAAGCGAATGTTGCTCGCCATGCCGCCGGGGGCGTGACACATCAGACACTTCGGCGCGAAGACGTTCGCCTTTAACGACGCGTAAGTCGGCGCGAGCGGAATCGGGGCGGGCGTAGGGGCCGGCGTCGGCGTGGGCGCGGGAGTCGTCGTGAACTCCGGACCACCGGCGCGCACCCAGGTCAGCACATAGGTTTTCAGATCGGGCGGAAGCGTCGCTCCCATGGGCATCATGTCGGAGTCGATGGCGAAGTCGATCAGCGCGAGGGATTGTTTGGTACTGTTGTAAGTCTCGAGACTGACGCCGCCCGCACTGCGTCCGCCGCCATGGCAGTTCATGCAGTAAGGCGCGAAGACCGCCGCGCGCACGCTCGCGTAATCGGGAATATTCCCGGTGGGCGGCGGCGGGACCGGCGTCGGCACCGGAGTGGGGGCGGGCGTGGGGGCGGGCGTGGGGGCGGGGCCGGGACCGGGACCGGGCGTGGCGGGAGTGCCTTCTGGCCCTCCGGCGGCGATCCACTTCAGCACGAGATCTTTTTCGGGGGCGGGAAGCGGTCCCGCGAGCGGCATCTGGTCGGTTTCAATCACGAAGGCGATCAGATCCAGTTTCGCGAACGCGGTGGCGTAAGTTTCCAGATTCACGCCGGCCGTGGAGCGTGTGGCGTTGTGACAGCGCAGGCAGTGCGGTTCGAAAACTCGGACGCGCACATTCGCGTAGCTGAGTTCAGTCACCGGCGATGTCGGTGTCGGCGCGGGCGTGGGATCAACAGGTGGCGGAAGGTGGGGATCAAGCGGGGTTTCGGCCTCGGGTGCGCCCGCCGCGATCCACGCGAGCAGATAATCGCGAAGCTCCGGCGGGAAATCCCCGCGCGGGGGCATGGCGCCCGAACGCACGACCGCGGCGATGCGGTCCCGGTGCGTGAAGGAATTCGCGTAGGACTCCAGATTCACGCCGCCGCTTTGTCCGTGGCACTGCACGCAGTAAGGGGTCAACACCTGGGTTTGTACGCGCGAATAAGAGACGAGGCCCAGCGCGTCTTGCGTGTCCGCTCCGGCGGGGCCTTTACGTAGATTTTCGTTACAGCCAAACAGAAAGAGCGCGCTCAATGAGATTAAAATAAGTTTCATCATAGAGGCGCCCTTCCTTTCGGTTTACTGACAGATGACTTCTTTTTTGATGCGGGTTCCGCCCTTCGAGGCGTGATCCACCATCCGGCAGGTGGAGGTGAACACTTGATCCGCGGTGCGGAGTTCGACCGCGGTCGTCGTCCGCGCCGTATCGATCGTGACTTTCACTTCGGTCAGTCGCTCGGCATCGTTCATGTTGAGCTTGCCGATCGCGTGCTCGGAGCTTTCGGCCATGAACCAGGCTTGGCTTCCGCGCAGAAGATCGACGTCGTCATCGTCTCCACCTTTCGCGAAGACGGTGGTCGATGCTAGAAACGCGAAGGCCAACGCCAGGGTCGCCATTTTCAATGAGATATCCATACTGCTTCTCCTTGTTATTGGGGGGTTATTGGAATTCGCCGTGTCCGGTCCGGCGGAGTTCGTTGAGTCGGTTCAAAATCGTGGTGATGTCGTTTGCGCGGGCGCCTTCGACCGCGCTGGTCAGCTCGTCCGAGAGGACGACTCCCGTCTGGATGAGCTCTTCGTATCTCGCGCGGGCGGGACCCTGCTGATCCGGGGGAGCGTCTCGACCAGTGCGGGAAACTGCGCCTTCGCCGCGATGAAAGCGGCCTTCAAGTTTTGGATGTGCGCGAGCGTTTCGGCTTTCAGCGCGGGATCTTTCGACTTGGTGAAGATCTGGCGGAACTCGCCGCCGATGCTTTGCATGGACTCTTTGAGTCCCGCATGGGCTTGGCTGGTGACGAAAGTGGTGGTGAAAAGAAGCGCGGTCAGGATGAGCGTGCGTTTGAACATAAGGAACCTCCGAGGCCCAAGATGCGCCGTCGTCGGGTCACTGACCACTTGGAACCGCCCCCGAATTTGAGGCGATTTGATGCGATTTACTCGCGGCCGGGGCTCCCTGGGAGGGGCTTTCGGGGGGTGAGGTCCGCCCCGCAGCTCGCGTAGACCGCCTGAATGCGGGGCGCGAGGATACGCAGGAGCTCGAACTCGGATTTGAGCTTTTCGGTGGGGCGCCGCTCGGGAATGCCCGCGGCTCGTTTCACCGTCTTCATGCTTCCGGCCTCAAGATCGAAAACGTGCGAGTAGTATCCGTCCTGGTGGCGGGTGAGTCGGCCATCTTTGCCGACGATGTAGCTTTCGCCCGCGATGTCCAGCGAGCGTCCCTGACAGCGCACTTGGCGGCGGGCGGACTCGAAACTTCCCACCAGGTTTTCGATCAGCATGCAGGAAAGGCGCGACTCGATGGCGCGGTTTTCATCCGCCAGCGCGGCGGTGAATTCGGTGGGCGAGTCGATGGCCTGCGCGAGCTGTTTGCGGAAGACGGGGGTCAGCTGCACGTCCGTTTTCCCCAAACAGTCGGCGTAGTCGGTTTCCGCGTCCCCCGCGCGTCCCCGGCACGAATCGCGACCGAAGACGTAGGCGGTCGCGGGGACGAACAGAAAAGAGGTCGCGGCCGCCGCGCCCCCGCCGATCAAAACGCCGGCGCGCGTGAAGGTCAAGGCGAGCGTCGCGCGGTTGGCGACGATGGAACGAACGACGGTGAAATCCCAGGTCCACGAGGCCGCGCTCGCGGCCCCCAGCGCGATGAGTTTCACCGGCATTTCGCCGCTTCCCGTTTCCGCCATCTGGCGGAAAGAGTAGTCGCGCGCGAAACGTCTTTCCGCGCCCTCGAAATATTTGGCGTCGACGTCGCGACAGTTCGCTTTTTCGAAGCAGGATTTCAGATCGCGCAGCTCGGCCGCAAGACCCGCGCAGGTTTTCTGCTCATGGGCGGTGAGCGGGTATGCCATCGGGATGCGTTTGTCCCGTTCGGGCAGCGCGCGACATACGGTCCGCAGTCCACCCAACCCTTGGGCGCCGGCCTCTTTCGTCAAAAGGGTCACGACTTCTTTTTCACGTGTGTTGAGGGGGCGGTCCATGCGCGAGTAAGGTGACGTGCGGCTTTCGACGAAGGCTTCGCCCTCCGTGGGGATGACAAGGCTTGCGTGTCCGTCGAGGTGATAAAGAAAACGTTCGCGTGTTCCGGAAATGATGAAGGACTCCTCACCACGTGCGGAGGGAATCGAAACGAGGTTGCGACTTACGCAAGGCGACCGGGTCGAGGACATCTCGAATGGAGCGGGCGCCTTCGCGGTCATCGCGAGGACGGGGAGCGGCAAAAGAAAAAGCGTCAATCCCAGGCGCATAGGTCATTAGAGCATGTCTCAAAGCGGGAACTCAACCGGGCCGGGGTCCGGTTGAAACCTCGCGGCGAAGTGCTTGATTTATCAAGGGAAGGCGACAAGGCTCAAAAAAATTTAGAGAAAATCGGGGGTCCCCCCTAAGAAACGACGGGCTCGTTCGTATTCCCTACGAGATCGCAAGTCGTCAGACACGTACCGCCATCGGTACGGGAGGTCCGGTGAACGCAAAAGAAGAATGGCTCAGGACTTTGGTGGTCCAGCACGAAGGGGCGCTGCTACGTTACGCGCGTCGATTCGTGCCGGAGGCTGAGGCCCGTGAGGTCGTGCAAGAGACTTATCTGCGTCTTTGGAGTGAAGACGTCGAGAAGGTCCAGGGGCATGAGGCCGAGTGGCTCTTCTGCGTTTGCCGCAACCAATGTCTCGACCGGCGAAAAGCGGAGGCGAAGGTGAAACAGTCCGCAGTGGACCCCTTGAAGATCGCAAGTTTGGAGCCGACGGCGGAGGAACGTCTGGAGGAACGCGAGCGCGAAACGCGCGTCGAGTCCCTTCTGGGCGATCTTCCCCCGAATCAGCAGGAAGTGATCCGACTGAAGTTTCAAGAGGGTTTCAGCTACAAAGAGATTTCGCGCATCACGGGACACTCGGTGTCCAACGTGGGGGTTCTGATCCACGAAGCGATGAAGCGCCTTCGCCATGAGGGAGGTTTGCAATGATCGACGATTTCAACGATCCCCTAATCACGGCCTACGCTCTGGGAGAGCTCGATGGCCAGGAGGCTGAAGCCATGAAAGATCGCATCGAAAAAGATCCCGTTCTGAAAAAGCATGTGGAAGACATCCAAGCAACCGCGCGTGTTCTGGAAACC contains:
- a CDS encoding ParA family protein, which translates into the protein MLAIVSVINQKGGVAKTTTSLNVAAGWAKEGKKVLLVDLDPQSSATKAIFGDREFEKTIYDVIVAGTSIQDIIVHSENFGIDVAPAEILLSGIDIQLAAHFGRETILRKKLEPIARKYDAVLIDCSPSLGLMTINALMASKDIIIPICPEYFSLKGIELILDTLANIRTGLGYKVGVRGVVITRFRDRRVARNVIQEVEEKYGLKVFEHYIPDSIAVEEAHHRHLPVLAYAPRNPAAKAYTDLAREMW
- a CDS encoding c-type cytochrome, which encodes MMKLILISLSALFLFGCNENLRKGPAGADTQDALGLVSYSRVQTQVLTPYCVQCHGQSGGVNLESYANSFTHRDRIAAVVRSGAMPPRGDFPPELRDYLLAWIAAGAPEAETPLDPHLPPPVDPTPAPTPTSPVTELSYANVRVRVFEPHCLRCHNATRSTAGVNLETYATAFAKLDLIAFVIETDQMPLAGPLPAPEKDLVLKWIAAGGPEGTPATPGPGPGPAPTPAPTPAPTPVPTPVPPPPTGNIPDYASVRAAVFAPYCMNCHGGGRSAGGVSLETYNSTKQSLALIDFAIDSDMMPMGATLPPDLKTYVLTWVRAGGPEFTTTPAPTPTPAPTPAPIPLAPTYASLKANVFAPKCLMCHAPGGMASNIRFDDYTAMTRQGWLFDRRRPSRSEIVEAVTERPDKRMPPRQSGLDPLTPSEVSALTDWIARGLPQ
- a CDS encoding sigma-70 family RNA polymerase sigma factor, with protein sequence MNAKEEWLRTLVVQHEGALLRYARRFVPEAEAREVVQETYLRLWSEDVEKVQGHEAEWLFCVCRNQCLDRRKAEAKVKQSAVDPLKIASLEPTAEERLEERERETRVESLLGDLPPNQQEVIRLKFQEGFSYKEISRITGHSVSNVGVLIHEAMKRLRHEGGLQ